A region of Desulfuromonas thiophila DNA encodes the following proteins:
- the hisIE gene encoding bifunctional phosphoribosyl-AMP cyclohydrolase/phosphoribosyl-ATP diphosphatase HisIE, producing MSLLEQLKFDAQGLLPCITQDAATGEVLMLAYMNAEAVENTLKTGKVHYYSRSRGRQWLKGESSGHFQLVRQIRYDCDGDCLLIQVEQIGAACHTGRHSCFYSRWDGDQVAIEGAPTVDATALYARTDILDAVYHVIQDRRRNPTEKSYVHSLFTKGLDKILSKVGEEATETAVAGKGGDRDELIYELADLQFHLLVLQAWYDLPPERVYAELRRRFGQSGIEEKQSRTQ from the coding sequence ATGTCTCTGCTGGAACAGCTTAAATTCGACGCCCAGGGCCTGCTGCCCTGCATCACTCAGGATGCCGCCACCGGCGAGGTGCTGATGCTGGCCTATATGAATGCTGAAGCGGTTGAAAATACGCTTAAAACCGGCAAGGTGCATTACTACAGCCGGTCGCGTGGCCGCCAGTGGCTCAAGGGCGAATCCTCCGGCCATTTTCAGCTGGTGCGGCAGATCCGTTACGATTGTGATGGTGACTGCCTGCTGATCCAGGTTGAGCAGATCGGTGCCGCCTGTCATACCGGCCGCCACTCCTGTTTCTATTCGCGCTGGGACGGCGACCAGGTGGCCATTGAGGGTGCTCCCACGGTTGACGCCACGGCGCTCTATGCCCGCACGGACATTCTCGACGCGGTTTACCATGTCATTCAGGATCGGCGCCGCAATCCGACAGAGAAATCCTATGTTCACAGTCTGTTCACCAAGGGACTGGACAAGATTCTCAGCAAGGTCGGCGAAGAGGCGACCGAAACGGCCGTGGCCGGCAAGGGCGGTGATCGCGACGAGCTGATCTATGAACTGGCCGATCTGCAGTTTCATCTGCTGGTGCTGCAGGCCTGGTACGATCTGCCGCCGGAGCGGGTCTATGCGGAACTGCGCCGCCGTTTCGGCCAGTCCGGCATCGAGGAAAAACAATCGCGAACCCAATAA
- the murA gene encoding UDP-N-acetylglucosamine 1-carboxyvinyltransferase: protein MDKIRIRGGRPLRGTVTVSGAKNAALPLLCACLLAPGNHQLDNVPQLRDIRTTLELLGLLGVRSRQDGHRIELNADAIENAEAPYELVRTMRASVLVLGPLLARLGYARVSLPGGCAIGARPIDLHLKGLEALGAEIRLDHGYVEARADRLRGARIYLDIPTVGGTENLLMAATLAEGHTVIENAACEPEIVDLAAALTQMGARIEGAGSDTIRIDGVTRLQPMRHRVMADRIEAGTFLVAAAMTGGEVLVQGAEPACLDAVLSKLRQCGALVDCRPDGIAVQGPDVLAPLQIRTGPYPAFPTDMQAQFMALLVRAQGASVITENVFENRFMHVCELQRLGARIRIDGRQALIEGVPELLGAPVMATDLRASACLVLAGLAAGNTTEVSRIYHLDRGYERLEDKLRQLGADIERLPAD from the coding sequence GTGGACAAGATTCGCATTCGTGGTGGCCGCCCCCTGCGCGGCACGGTTACGGTCAGTGGCGCCAAAAACGCCGCCCTGCCGCTGTTGTGCGCCTGTCTGCTGGCGCCGGGCAACCACCAGCTGGATAACGTGCCGCAGCTACGCGACATCCGTACCACCCTGGAATTGCTCGGCCTGCTGGGGGTGCGCAGTCGGCAGGATGGCCACCGGATCGAACTCAACGCCGATGCCATTGAAAACGCCGAGGCACCCTACGAGCTGGTGCGTACCATGCGGGCCTCGGTGCTGGTGCTGGGGCCGCTGCTGGCACGGCTGGGCTATGCCCGTGTCAGTCTGCCGGGCGGCTGCGCTATTGGCGCCCGGCCCATCGATCTGCACCTGAAGGGCCTCGAAGCCCTGGGCGCCGAGATCCGCCTTGATCACGGCTATGTCGAGGCCCGCGCCGACCGGTTGCGTGGGGCGCGGATCTATCTGGATATTCCCACCGTTGGCGGAACCGAAAACCTGCTGATGGCGGCGACCCTGGCCGAGGGTCACACGGTGATCGAGAACGCCGCCTGTGAACCGGAGATTGTCGATCTGGCGGCGGCCCTGACGCAGATGGGCGCCCGCATCGAGGGCGCCGGCAGCGATACCATCCGCATCGATGGCGTCACCCGTCTGCAGCCCATGCGCCATCGGGTGATGGCTGACCGCATCGAGGCTGGCACCTTTCTGGTGGCGGCGGCCATGACCGGTGGCGAGGTGCTGGTGCAGGGAGCCGAGCCCGCCTGCCTCGACGCGGTGCTGAGCAAGTTGCGTCAGTGCGGTGCGCTGGTAGACTGTCGGCCGGACGGCATCGCCGTGCAGGGGCCGGACGTGCTGGCGCCGCTGCAGATTCGCACCGGGCCCTATCCGGCCTTCCCGACGGACATGCAGGCCCAGTTCATGGCGCTGCTGGTACGTGCCCAGGGCGCCAGCGTCATCACTGAGAATGTGTTCGAGAACCGTTTCATGCACGTCTGCGAGCTGCAGCGACTGGGGGCGCGGATTCGCATCGATGGCCGCCAGGCGCTGATCGAGGGCGTGCCGGAACTGCTCGGTGCGCCGGTGATGGCCACCGATCTGCGCGCCAGCGCCTGTCTGGTGCTGGCGGGCCTGGCGGCCGGCAATACCACCGAGGTGTCGCGTATCTACCATCTGGATCGCGGTTACGAGCGGCTGGAGGACAAGCTGCGCCAGCTCGGCGCCGATATCGAACGGTTGCCGGCGGACTGA
- the hisF gene encoding imidazole glycerol phosphate synthase subunit HisF, whose product MLTRRIIPCLDVKDGRVVKGVQFVGLRDAGDPVEAAMAYDAQGADELTFLDITASSDKRGIILDVVARTAECVFMPLTVGGGVREIADIRNLLNAGADKVSINTAAVHRPDFVREAAERFGSQCIVVAIDARRVPDSQPQRWEVFTHGGRNGTGIDAVDWARRMEAYGAGEILLTSMDCDGTKNGYDLALTRAVSDAVTIPVIASGGVGNLEHIRQGLDEGGASAALAASIFHFREYSIAECKDYLRQHGVPVRL is encoded by the coding sequence ATGCTGACCCGTCGCATCATCCCCTGCCTGGATGTCAAGGATGGCCGCGTGGTCAAGGGCGTTCAGTTTGTCGGTCTGCGCGATGCCGGTGATCCGGTGGAGGCGGCCATGGCCTACGACGCCCAGGGCGCCGACGAGCTGACCTTTCTCGATATCACCGCTTCCAGCGACAAGCGCGGCATCATTCTCGATGTGGTGGCGCGCACCGCCGAATGCGTTTTCATGCCGCTGACTGTTGGCGGCGGCGTGCGCGAGATCGCCGACATTCGCAATCTGCTCAATGCCGGCGCTGACAAGGTGTCCATCAATACCGCCGCCGTGCATCGGCCGGATTTTGTCCGTGAGGCCGCCGAACGCTTTGGCAGCCAGTGCATTGTGGTGGCCATCGACGCCCGGCGCGTGCCGGACAGCCAGCCGCAGCGCTGGGAGGTGTTCACCCACGGCGGTCGCAACGGCACCGGCATCGACGCGGTGGATTGGGCACGGCGCATGGAGGCCTATGGCGCCGGTGAGATTCTGCTTACCTCGATGGACTGCGACGGCACCAAGAACGGTTACGACCTGGCCCTGACCCGGGCGGTGAGCGACGCCGTCACCATTCCGGTCATTGCCTCCGGCGGTGTCGGTAATCTTGAACATATTCGCCAGGGCCTTGACGAAGGCGGCGCCAGCGCGGCGCTGGCGGCCAGCATCTTCCACTTCCGTGAATACAGCATCGCCGAATGCAAGGACTACCTGCGCCAGCACGGCGTGCCGGTGCGACTGTGA
- the hisD gene encoding histidinol dehydrogenase, protein MIPILRFSAEDFAARFARIEQRAEAMPAGVEATVRDILRAVRERGDAAVCDYTRQFDRLDLTADGLEVRAAEIDAAVARVTAEDLAALQLAADRIAAYHRRQKQETWLSTDEDDILLGQLVRPLDRVGIYVPGGKAAYPSSVLMNAIPARVAGVKEIIMVVPMPGGEVNPHVLAAARLAGVQRIFRIGGAQAVAALAYGTATVPKVDKITGPGNIYVATAKKQLFGLVDIDMIAGPSEILIVNDGSGNPRHLAADLLSQAEHDELASAVLVTTCAAMATQVQAEVARQLNELPRQAIARSAIEQFGAIIVAADLPQALDFCNRIATEHLELAVAEPFALLPQVRHAGAIFMGHHTPEALGDYLAGPNHTLPTGGTARFFSPLSLDDFVKKSSLICCSAAGLKRLGPQTVRIAGLEGLDAHGRSVQLRLDDLNA, encoded by the coding sequence ATGATTCCGATTCTGCGTTTTTCCGCTGAGGATTTCGCCGCCCGTTTCGCCCGCATCGAACAGCGGGCCGAAGCCATGCCGGCTGGTGTCGAGGCGACGGTGCGGGATATTCTGCGCGCCGTGCGCGAGCGCGGCGATGCCGCCGTCTGTGACTATACCCGCCAGTTTGACCGCCTCGATCTGACGGCCGACGGGCTGGAGGTCCGTGCGGCCGAGATCGATGCCGCCGTCGCCCGGGTGACGGCGGAGGATCTGGCGGCGCTGCAGCTGGCCGCCGACCGCATCGCCGCTTACCACCGCCGCCAGAAGCAGGAGACCTGGCTGTCCACCGACGAGGACGACATTCTGCTGGGTCAGCTGGTCCGGCCGCTCGATCGTGTCGGCATCTATGTGCCCGGTGGCAAGGCGGCCTATCCCTCGTCGGTGCTGATGAACGCCATTCCGGCGCGGGTGGCCGGCGTAAAAGAGATCATCATGGTGGTGCCCATGCCGGGCGGCGAGGTCAATCCCCATGTACTGGCGGCGGCCCGTCTTGCCGGCGTGCAGCGCATCTTCCGCATCGGCGGCGCCCAGGCGGTGGCGGCGCTGGCCTATGGCACCGCGACGGTGCCGAAGGTCGACAAGATCACCGGGCCGGGCAATATCTACGTCGCCACGGCCAAGAAACAGCTGTTTGGCCTGGTTGATATCGACATGATCGCCGGACCGAGCGAGATTCTCATCGTCAACGATGGCAGCGGCAATCCGCGTCATCTGGCGGCCGATCTGCTGTCGCAGGCCGAGCACGATGAACTGGCCTCGGCGGTGCTGGTCACCACCTGTGCCGCCATGGCCACGCAGGTGCAGGCCGAGGTCGCGCGCCAGCTGAATGAACTGCCGCGCCAGGCCATCGCCCGCAGCGCCATCGAACAGTTTGGCGCCATCATCGTGGCCGCTGACCTGCCCCAGGCGCTGGATTTCTGCAACCGCATCGCGACGGAACATCTGGAACTGGCCGTGGCCGAGCCCTTCGCCCTGCTGCCGCAGGTGCGCCATGCCGGCGCCATCTTCATGGGCCATCACACGCCCGAGGCGCTGGGTGACTATCTGGCCGGTCCCAACCACACCCTGCCGACAGGCGGCACGGCGCGGTTTTTCTCGCCTCTGTCGCTGGATGACTTTGTCAAGAAATCGAGCCTGATCTGCTGCAGCGCCGCCGGCCTGAAGCGGCTGGGGCCGCAGACGGTGCGCATCGCCGGGCTGGAAGGGCTCGACGCCCATGGCCGCTCGGTGCAGCTGCGGCTGGATGATCTCAACGCCTGA
- the hisG gene encoding ATP phosphoribosyltransferase yields the protein MSDFITFALPKGRIMQDSMALFGQIGITCPEMDGGNRKLVFENAADGYRFMAVRATDVPTYVEYGCADIGVVGKDTLLEQNKDLYEPLDLKFGYCRLVVAEPKALRQNDDPGSWSNIRVATKYPNVTERYFAAKGIQVELIKLYGSIELAPLVGLSERIVDLVSTGATLRDNGMVEVETIAEITTRLIVNRASLKTKHARIRRIIDALEGVIGDEARISP from the coding sequence ATGAGCGATTTCATCACCTTCGCCCTGCCCAAGGGCCGTATCATGCAGGATTCGATGGCCCTGTTCGGCCAGATCGGCATTACCTGCCCGGAAATGGACGGCGGCAACCGCAAGCTGGTGTTCGAGAATGCCGCCGATGGTTACCGCTTCATGGCCGTGCGTGCCACGGACGTGCCGACCTATGTCGAATATGGCTGTGCCGATATCGGCGTGGTCGGCAAGGACACCCTGCTGGAGCAGAACAAGGATCTCTACGAGCCGCTTGACCTGAAGTTCGGTTACTGCCGGCTGGTGGTGGCCGAGCCCAAGGCCCTGCGCCAGAACGATGATCCGGGCAGCTGGTCGAACATTCGCGTGGCCACCAAGTACCCCAATGTCACCGAGCGCTATTTCGCCGCCAAGGGCATCCAGGTGGAGCTGATCAAGCTGTATGGCTCCATCGAACTGGCGCCGCTGGTGGGTCTGTCCGAACGCATTGTCGATCTGGTGTCCACCGGCGCCACCCTGCGCGATAACGGCATGGTCGAGGTTGAAACCATCGCCGAGATCACCACCCGGCTGATCGTCAACCGCGCCAGCCTGAAGACCAAGCACGCGCGCATCCGCCGCATCATCGATGCCCTTGAAGGGGTCATCGGCGACGAGGCGCGCATTTCGCCCTGA
- the hisH gene encoding imidazole glycerol phosphate synthase subunit HisH, translated as MITIVDYGMGNLRSVQKAFEHLGFSASVSADPRVIERAERLVLPGVGAFRDCMAQLRQGGFIDPIRQHVASGRPFLGICLGMQVLLSRSSEFGCHEGLGLIAGEVVRFPADLRQDGAALKVPHMGWNRLRLQRDCPLLKGVADGSYVYFVHSYYVAPHDPAAVLTTTDYGVEFCSALWRDNLMATQFHPEKSQAVGLRILQNFGEL; from the coding sequence ATGATCACCATTGTCGATTACGGCATGGGCAATCTGCGCAGCGTGCAGAAGGCCTTCGAGCATCTGGGCTTCAGCGCCAGCGTCAGCGCCGATCCGCGCGTCATCGAACGGGCCGAACGGCTGGTGCTGCCCGGTGTCGGCGCCTTCCGCGATTGCATGGCGCAGCTGCGCCAGGGAGGCTTCATCGACCCGATCCGCCAGCATGTTGCCAGTGGCCGGCCGTTTCTCGGCATCTGCCTGGGCATGCAGGTGTTGTTGAGCCGGAGCAGCGAGTTCGGCTGCCATGAGGGTCTGGGGCTGATCGCGGGCGAGGTGGTGCGTTTTCCCGCCGATCTGCGGCAGGACGGCGCCGCCCTCAAGGTGCCGCACATGGGCTGGAACCGGCTGCGCCTCCAGCGCGACTGCCCGCTGCTCAAGGGCGTGGCCGACGGCAGCTACGTCTATTTCGTCCATTCCTATTATGTGGCGCCGCACGATCCGGCGGCGGTGCTGACCACCACCGATTACGGTGTGGAATTCTGTTCCGCCCTGTGGCGCGACAATCTGATGGCGACCCAGTTCCACCCGGAAAAGAGCCAGGCGGTGGGTTTGCGCATTCTGCAGAACTTTGGAGAACTTTAA
- the hisB gene encoding imidazoleglycerol-phosphate dehydratase HisB, which yields MATQRCARIERQTAETRIELSLCLDGSGQADIVTGVPFMDHMLCLLAGHGFFDLQVRASGDTAVDDHHTVEDLGICLGEAFRQALGDKKGIRRYGQCQLPMHEALAELVLDFSGRPYLVYNVELPKAKVGTFDIELVEEFLVAFCNHAGVNLHVNLAYGRNLHHIIEAIFKGLGRALDAATGFDPRIQGVLSTKGRLE from the coding sequence ATGGCAACACAACGCTGCGCCCGGATCGAACGCCAGACGGCGGAAACCCGTATTGAACTGAGTCTCTGTCTCGACGGCAGCGGCCAGGCCGATATCGTCACCGGGGTGCCTTTCATGGACCACATGCTGTGTCTGCTGGCCGGTCACGGCTTTTTCGATCTGCAGGTGCGCGCCAGCGGCGATACCGCCGTCGATGATCATCACACGGTGGAGGATCTCGGCATCTGTCTGGGTGAGGCCTTCCGCCAGGCGCTGGGCGATAAAAAGGGCATCCGCCGCTATGGCCAGTGTCAGTTGCCGATGCATGAGGCCCTGGCCGAGCTGGTGCTCGATTTCTCCGGCCGGCCTTATCTGGTCTATAACGTTGAGCTGCCCAAGGCCAAGGTCGGCACCTTCGATATCGAACTGGTGGAGGAGTTTCTGGTGGCGTTCTGCAACCATGCCGGCGTCAACCTGCATGTCAACCTGGCCTACGGCCGCAATCTGCACCACATCATCGAGGCCATTTTCAAGGGCCTGGGCCGCGCCCTGGACGCGGCGACGGGCTTCGATCCGCGTATCCAGGGGGTGCTGTCCACCAAGGGCCGGCTGGAGTAG
- the hisA gene encoding 1-(5-phosphoribosyl)-5-[(5-phosphoribosylamino)methylideneamino]imidazole-4-carboxamide isomerase produces MLVIPAIDLKGGCCVRLEQGLMDKDTVYNDDPAAQARSWQEQGAELLHLVDLDGAFAGVPKNRNAIAAIVAALQIPTQLGGGIRDLETIEAYLRLGVTRVILGTVAKENPALVAEACRLFPGRIVVGIDAKEGRVAVRGWADVTEKRATELAREMEGLGVEAIIYTDIARDGMMQGPNLEATAALADAIRIPVIASGGISSLRDIENLLPLEARGVCGAITGKAIYSGALDLRQAIALTRSATAGAGRC; encoded by the coding sequence ATGCTGGTGATTCCCGCGATTGACCTCAAGGGTGGCTGCTGTGTGCGGCTGGAACAGGGCCTGATGGACAAGGACACCGTCTATAACGACGATCCGGCGGCTCAGGCGCGCAGCTGGCAGGAGCAGGGTGCGGAACTGCTGCATCTTGTCGATCTCGATGGCGCCTTCGCCGGTGTGCCGAAAAACCGCAACGCCATTGCCGCCATTGTTGCCGCGCTGCAGATTCCGACTCAGTTGGGCGGCGGTATCCGCGATCTCGAAACCATCGAAGCCTATCTGCGCCTGGGGGTCACCCGGGTGATTCTCGGCACCGTGGCCAAGGAGAATCCCGCCCTGGTGGCCGAGGCCTGCCGGCTGTTCCCCGGCCGCATTGTGGTGGGTATCGACGCCAAGGAGGGCCGGGTGGCCGTGCGCGGCTGGGCCGATGTGACGGAAAAACGCGCCACCGAGCTGGCCCGTGAGATGGAAGGGCTGGGCGTCGAGGCCATCATCTACACCGATATCGCCCGCGACGGCATGATGCAGGGGCCGAATCTGGAGGCGACCGCGGCCCTGGCCGATGCCATTCGCATCCCAGTCATCGCCTCGGGTGGTATCTCCAGCCTGCGTGATATTGAAAATCTGCTGCCGCTGGAGGCGCGCGGTGTCTGTGGCGCCATTACCGGCAAGGCCATCTACAGTGGTGCCCTCGATCTGCGCCAGGCCATCGCCCTGACCCGCAGCGCCACCGCCGGGGCTGGTCGATGCTGA
- a CDS encoding GatB/YqeY domain-containing protein: MSLQEQLNDAMKEAMRAKESLRLNTIRMIRTAVKNAEIDQRRSLEDAEIIAVMATLVKQRRESAQMYRDNGRTDLAEKEELEIAVVQQFLPQPLTDAELTALIEQTVTELGASSLKDLGAVMKVLSEATRGRAEGRVVSERVRARLGA; the protein is encoded by the coding sequence ATGAGTTTGCAGGAGCAGTTGAACGACGCCATGAAGGAGGCCATGCGGGCCAAGGAAAGTCTGCGGCTCAATACCATCCGCATGATTCGCACGGCGGTAAAGAATGCCGAGATCGATCAGCGGCGGTCGCTGGAAGACGCCGAGATCATCGCTGTCATGGCCACCCTGGTGAAGCAGCGGCGCGAGTCGGCCCAGATGTACCGCGACAACGGCCGTACCGACCTGGCTGAAAAAGAGGAACTGGAAATCGCCGTGGTGCAGCAGTTTTTGCCCCAGCCGCTGACGGATGCCGAGCTGACCGCCCTGATCGAGCAAACCGTCACGGAACTGGGTGCCAGTTCGCTGAAGGATCTGGGCGCGGTGATGAAGGTACTCAGCGAGGCCACTCGCGGTCGCGCCGAGGGTCGCGTGGTCAGCGAACGGGTGCGCGCCCGCCTGGGCGCCTGA
- a CDS encoding CvpA family protein, translated as MNSLDLVLLVILTLFALKGALRGLLREVCSLVGLLAATLVASSFYAPLASQLQQWLQLPLLLCVTLVVLLLFLLTMAFFAALGALLSRVVRLLFLGWFNRVLGALFGLTQGLVLLALVLYGLAQIPLPELVQPAFRRSQLRPAFVDLGEDLLRHGRTVLEQRR; from the coding sequence ATGAACAGCCTCGATCTGGTGCTTCTGGTCATTCTGACCCTGTTCGCCCTCAAGGGAGCCCTGCGCGGTCTGTTGCGCGAGGTCTGCTCGCTGGTCGGTCTGCTGGCGGCGACCCTGGTGGCCAGCAGCTTTTACGCGCCGCTGGCCAGCCAGCTGCAGCAGTGGTTGCAGTTGCCGCTGCTGTTGTGCGTGACGCTGGTGGTACTGCTGCTGTTCCTGCTGACCATGGCGTTTTTTGCCGCTCTCGGGGCGTTGCTGTCGCGCGTGGTGCGGCTGCTGTTTCTTGGCTGGTTCAACCGGGTGCTGGGCGCCCTGTTCGGGCTGACCCAGGGATTGGTGCTGCTGGCGCTGGTGCTGTACGGTCTGGCCCAGATCCCGCTGCCCGAACTGGTCCAGCCGGCCTTCCGCCGGTCGCAGCTGCGGCCGGCCTTTGTCGATCTGGGAGAAGATCTGCTGCGCCATGGTCGTACCGTCCTTGAACAGCGGCGCTGA
- a CDS encoding endonuclease MutS2 gives MVVPSLNSGADRPPERLRDSSLRALEFDKLIDLLATFTVTPPGRCFVERLRPLRPRIEVEPALQRVMEARALLEAQGAPPLGGSADLAAILDQSRAVGSFLPPAALLLVADSAEAAQACRRYFGNVGQSPLLAELASGLEPLPDLSRAIRRSIGSGGEVRDEASWQLADLRQQSKNLRQSLRTALESLLQRGDLAGAFQDQIVTERNGRYVVPVRADHRGQVKGFIHDESASGQTLFIEPEQVLERNNQLQSLLRAEQREIERILLALAEQVRQQRAALAANQALLAQLDGCAALARFARLTDAVAPQLTDKRQLELEQARHPLLLLQLDGTPRSQPAVAVDLRLGRDSDTLIISGPNTGGKSVALKTLGLLFLMVSAGIPVPCAPHSRVYLFRRVFADIGDAQSIESDLSTFSGHLVRLRRILRAADSQSLVLLDEAGTGTDPAEGGALALAVLDHLRGCGARTVVTTHLNLIKGYAYLHPRVQNAAVEFDPDTLAPTYRLHYGVPGSSSALTIARRLGLPARVLQRAEEYLGSQERDSLAVVERLNALYSELTGQREETARLLGQARLERDKRRQLLEAFERQRGSLLERARRQAEQTVSETRQKMRELLRQARELGAAGGREQAALMQQLHQQAAELRPLASPARQAPAPQELKAGELVRVVALDAEAEVLRCSGTQAELSVQGKRLRLPLTALEAFRPRRFAASGAPVRARRPEGRDDFSPQINLIGCRVEEALPQVERLIDDALLHNWRQVSVVHGHGSGALRQAIQQLLAGHRAVTAFHAADTAQGGTGVTLIELGDA, from the coding sequence ATGGTCGTACCGTCCTTGAACAGCGGCGCTGACCGGCCGCCCGAGCGGTTGCGCGACAGCAGCCTGCGGGCGCTCGAATTCGACAAGCTGATCGACCTGCTGGCCACCTTCACGGTGACGCCGCCGGGGCGTTGCTTTGTCGAACGGTTGCGCCCGTTGCGCCCGCGTATCGAGGTCGAGCCGGCGCTGCAACGGGTGATGGAGGCGCGCGCGCTGCTGGAAGCCCAGGGCGCGCCGCCGCTGGGCGGCAGTGCCGATCTGGCCGCCATTCTCGATCAGAGCCGGGCTGTCGGCAGCTTTCTGCCGCCGGCAGCGCTGCTGCTGGTGGCCGACAGCGCCGAGGCTGCCCAGGCCTGCCGTCGTTATTTCGGCAACGTCGGGCAGAGTCCGCTGCTGGCTGAACTGGCGAGCGGGCTGGAACCGCTGCCGGACTTGAGCCGTGCCATCCGTCGCAGTATCGGCAGTGGCGGCGAGGTCCGCGACGAAGCCTCCTGGCAGCTGGCCGATCTGCGTCAGCAGAGCAAAAATCTGCGCCAGAGCCTGCGGACGGCCCTTGAAAGCCTGTTGCAGCGCGGCGATCTGGCCGGCGCCTTTCAGGATCAGATTGTCACCGAACGCAATGGGCGCTATGTGGTGCCGGTGCGGGCCGATCACCGGGGCCAGGTCAAGGGTTTCATTCACGATGAATCGGCCAGCGGCCAGACCCTGTTCATTGAGCCGGAGCAGGTGCTTGAACGCAACAATCAGCTGCAGTCGCTACTGCGTGCCGAACAGCGCGAGATCGAACGCATTCTGCTGGCGCTGGCCGAGCAGGTACGGCAGCAGCGCGCCGCTCTGGCGGCCAATCAGGCCCTGCTGGCACAGCTTGATGGCTGCGCGGCCCTGGCCCGCTTTGCCCGCCTGACCGATGCCGTGGCGCCGCAGCTGACCGACAAGCGTCAGCTGGAGCTGGAGCAGGCCCGCCATCCGTTGCTGTTGCTGCAGCTTGATGGCACGCCGCGCAGTCAGCCGGCCGTCGCCGTCGATCTGCGGCTCGGGCGCGACAGCGACACCCTGATCATCAGCGGGCCCAACACCGGCGGCAAGAGCGTTGCCCTCAAGACCCTGGGCCTGCTGTTTTTGATGGTGTCGGCTGGTATTCCGGTGCCCTGCGCGCCGCACAGTCGGGTCTATCTGTTCCGGCGGGTGTTCGCCGACATCGGTGACGCCCAGAGTATCGAAAGCGACCTGTCGACCTTTTCCGGCCATCTGGTGCGTCTGCGCCGCATTCTGCGGGCGGCCGACAGCCAGTCGCTGGTTCTGCTCGACGAGGCCGGCACCGGCACCGATCCGGCCGAGGGTGGCGCTCTGGCGCTGGCGGTGCTCGATCATTTGCGTGGTTGTGGTGCCCGCACGGTGGTCACCACCCATCTCAATCTGATCAAGGGCTACGCCTATCTGCATCCGCGGGTACAGAACGCGGCGGTGGAGTTCGATCCTGATACCCTGGCGCCGACCTATCGGCTGCACTATGGTGTCCCCGGATCGAGCAGCGCCCTGACCATTGCCCGCCGGCTGGGACTGCCGGCCAGGGTCTTGCAGCGGGCCGAGGAGTACCTGGGCAGTCAGGAGCGCGACAGTCTGGCGGTGGTGGAGCGCCTTAACGCCCTCTACAGTGAACTGACCGGTCAGCGCGAGGAAACCGCCCGCCTGCTGGGGCAGGCACGGTTGGAACGTGACAAGCGCCGTCAGCTGCTGGAGGCCTTCGAGCGCCAGCGTGGCAGCCTGCTGGAGCGGGCGCGGCGCCAGGCTGAACAGACCGTAAGCGAGACGCGCCAGAAGATGCGTGAGCTGCTGCGGCAGGCGCGTGAGCTGGGCGCTGCGGGTGGGCGGGAGCAGGCGGCGCTGATGCAGCAGCTGCACCAGCAGGCGGCCGAGTTGCGGCCGCTGGCCAGCCCGGCGCGGCAGGCGCCGGCGCCGCAGGAGCTGAAAGCGGGCGAACTGGTGCGGGTGGTGGCGCTGGATGCCGAGGCCGAGGTACTGCGTTGCAGCGGTACGCAGGCGGAACTGAGTGTGCAGGGCAAGCGCCTGCGGTTGCCGCTGACGGCGCTGGAAGCCTTCCGCCCCCGCCGCTTTGCCGCCAGTGGCGCGCCGGTGCGGGCCCGCCGGCCGGAAGGCCGCGACGACTTCAGCCCCCAGATCAACCTGATCGGCTGCCGGGTGGAAGAGGCCCTGCCCCAGGTCGAACGGCTGATTGACGACGCCTTGCTGCATAACTGGCGCCAGGTCAGCGTGGTGCATGGCCACGGCAGCGGTGCCTTGCGCCAGGCCATTCAGCAACTGCTGGCCGGCCATCGGGCGGTGACGGCTTTTCATGCCGCCGACACGGCCCAGGGCGGTACCGGCGTTACCCTGATTGAACTGGGTGACGCCTAG